One Brassica napus cultivar Da-Ae chromosome C2, Da-Ae, whole genome shotgun sequence DNA window includes the following coding sequences:
- the LOC106382071 gene encoding probable inactive purple acid phosphatase 9, producing the protein MIAVYSSFFFLLISSVHSTPTISFSPQTLNRSGDPVTIQWTGVESPSDLDWLGIYSPPESPHDHFIGYKFLSDSPDWKSGSGSISLPLTNLRSDYSFRIFRWTQSEINPKRNDHDHNPLPGTRHLLTESKRLNFRLSANRPEQIHLSYTDTVNEMRVMFVTGDGVERIARYGEVKERLNNTVKARGVSYERERMCHAPANTTIGWRDPGWTFDAVMKSLKPGVKYYYQVGSESKGWSEIHSFVSRNDDSDQTLAFMFGDMGCSTPYRTFIRGEEESLSTVKWILRDIKSLGNDKAAIVSHIGDISYAKGYSWIWDEFFAQIEPIASKVPYHVCIGNHEYDWPMQPWKPDWAAYVYGKDSGGECGVPYSVKFNMPGNSSEAKVRNLYYSYDMGSVHFVYISTETDFLKGGKQYRFVKSDLESVNRSKTPFVVVQGHRPMYTTSTKGSDIAVRVKMIEHLEPLFVENNVTVALWGHVHRYERFCPISNNTCGERWHGSPVHLVIGMAGKETQPIWEPRPNHPDVPIFPQPARSMYRGGEFGYTRLVADKERLTISYVGNHDGEVHDVVEILASGEVISGSSDDDGKDSSLGSKSEFEVLWYIEGASVMVLGVVLGYLIGFFSRRKREGADSSNTGRWIQVKHEEET; encoded by the coding sequence ATGATCGCCGTTtactcttccttcttcttcctcttgatCTCCTCCGTTCACTCCACACCAACGATCTCATTCAGCcctcaaaccctaaaccgaTCCGGCGACCCCGTCACGATCCAATGGACCGGCGTCGAATCACCCTCCGATCTCGACTGGCTAGGAATCTACTCTCCGCCGGAATCTCCCCACGACCACTTCATAGGCTACAAATTCCTCTCCGATTCGCCCGATTGGAAATCCGGGTCGGGCTCCATCTCCCTTCCTTTGACCAATCTCCGATCCGATTACTCCTTCCGGATCTTCCGCTGGACCCAATCCGAAATCAACCCCAAACGCAACGACCACGACCATAACCCTTTACCCGGAACTCGCCATCTCTTAACCGAATCAAAACGGTTAAATTTTCGGTTATCTGCTAACCGGCCGGAGCAGATCCATTTAAGCTACACGGATACGGTTAACGAAATGCGAGTGATGTTCGTTACAGGAGACGGCGTAGAGCGGATAGCTCGATACGGAGAGGTTAAAGAGAGACTAAACAACACGGTTAAAGCGCGTGGAGTTAGTTACGAGAGGGAGCGTATGTGCCACGCGCCAGCGAATACAACAATCGGTTGGAGAGATCCAGGCTGGACATTCGACGCCGTCATGAAGAGCTTAAAACCAGGAGTCAAGTACTATTACCAGGTCGGGAGCGAGTCCAAAGGATGGAGCGAGATCCACAGCTTCGTCTCTCGTAACGACGATTCAGACCAAACCTTGGCCTTCATGTTCGGAGACATGGGATGCTCCACTCCTTACAGAACGTTCATCCGCGGAGAAGAGGAGAGTTTATCAACCGTGAAATGGATCTTACGTGACATTAAATCTCTAGGTAATGATAAAGCAGCGATAGTGTCACACATCGGTGATATAAGCTATGCTAAAGGCTACTCGTGGATATGGGACGAGTTCTTCGCTCAGATCGAGCCTATTGCTTCGAAAGTCCCGTACCATGTTTGCATCGGTAACCACGAGTATGACTGGCCTATGCAGCCATGGAAGCCGGATTGGGCTGCGTACGTTTACGGTAAAGACAGTGGCGGTGAGTGTGGTGTGCCGTATAGTGTTAAGTTCAACATGCCTGGAAACTCATCCGAAGCTAAGGTTCGGAACCTTTACTATTCTTACGACATGGGCTCGGTCCATTTCGTTTATATTTCCACAGAGACGGATTTTCTCAAAGGAGGGAAGCAGTATCGTTTCGTCAAGAGTGATTTAGAGTCTGTGAATAGGAGCAAGACGCCGTTTGTTGTTGTGCAAGGGCATAGACCGATGTACACTACGAGTACTAAAGGTAGTGATATAGCGGTAAGAGTGAAGATGATTGAGCATTTGGAACCGTTGTTCGTTGAGAACAACGTGACGGTTGCGTTATGGGGACATGTTCATAGATACGAGAGGTTTTGTCCCATTAGTAACAACACTTGTGGTGAGCGTTGGCATGGGAGCCCTGTTCATCTTGTGATCGGTATGGCTGGGAAAGAGACGCAACCGATTTGGGAACCGAGGCCTAATCATCCGGATGTACCGATCTTTCCTCAGCCTGCTCGGTCGATGTACCGTGGAGGCGAGTTTGGGTACACTCGGTTGGTTGCTGATAAGGAAAGGCTTACTATTTCTTATGTGGGGAACCATGATGGAGAAGTTCATGATGTGGTTGAGATTTTGGCTTCAGGGGAAGTTATTAGCGGTAGTAGTGATGATGATGGTAAAGATTCAAGCTTGGGATCTAAATCTGAATTTGAGGTGTTGTGGTACATTGAAGGAGCAAGTGTGATGGTTTTGGGAGTCGTTTTGGGGTATCTTATCGGTTTCTTTAGTCGTCGaaaaagagaaggagctgattcATCTAATACTGGTCGTTGGATCCAAGTGAAGCACGAGGAGGAGACATGA
- the LOC106379796 gene encoding myb family transcription factor EFM-like yields MASSSELSLDCKPQSYSMLLKSFGDNFQSDQTTQKLEDLLSRLEQERLKIDAFKRELPLCMQLLSNAVEVYRQQLEAYRENSNNSNQSVVARPVLEEFIPLRNQPEKENNKGNNWMTTAQLWSQPETKPKNIDPTTDQSPKDELASSPKLGHFDVKQRNGGGAFLPFSKEKTLPELALSTEVKRVSPANEHTNDHDCNGESIINGSNNNNNNNSSTTSQSNRKARRCWSPDLHRRFVQALQMLGGSQVATPKQIRELMKVDGLTNDEVKSHLQKYRLHTRRPSPSPSPQTSSGQGPHLVVLGGIWVPPEYTTAHGGTPTLYHHQVQNHQGNAAAQPPPHFCSSQEFYTARPPPQQLHHHHFQTCNGSSADGSASTDSAHQLTDSAADDGKSLESGGGERKGLAALREESGNQSNINGSEITLKF; encoded by the exons ATGGCTTCCTCATCAGAACTAAGCTTGGATTGCAAGCCACAAAGCTACTCTATGCTTTTGAAATCATTTGGAGATAATTTTCAGAGTGATCAAACCACACAAAAGCTTGAAGATCTTCTTTCTCGGCTCGAACAGGAACGCCTCAAGATCGATGCTTTCAAACGCGAGCTTCCCCTTTGCATGCAGCTCCTTAGCAATG CTGTGGAAGTTTATAGACAACAGCTTGAAGCATATAGGGAAAATAGTAATAACAGCAACCAAAGTGTCGTCGCAAGACCGGTTCTTGAAGAGTTCATACCCTTAAGAAACCAACCCGAAAAGGAGAACAACAAAGGGAATAATTGGATGACGACTGCTCAGCTTTGGAGCCAACCtgaaactaaaccaaaaaacaTTGATCCAACTACAGATCAGTCTCCCAAAGACGAGCTTGCTAGTAGTCCAAAACTCGGACATTTTGATGTGAAACAAAGAAATGGTGGTGGGGCTTTTCTACCATTCTCGAAGGAAAAAACTTTGCCTGAATTAGCTTTATCTACGGAGGTCAAAAGAGTCTCCCCAGCCAATGAACATACTAATGACCACGACTGTAATGGTGAGAGCATAATCAACGGTagcaataacaacaacaataataattcTTCGACAACAAGTCAAAGTAATAGAAAGGCGCGGCGTTGCTGGTCGCCTGATTTGCACCGGCGATTTGTCCAAGCTCTTCAAATGCTAGGCGGTTCACAAG TGGCTACACCTAAACAGATAAGGGAACTTATGAAAGTTGATGGTTTGACCAACGATGAAGTCAAAAGTCATCTCCAG AAGTATCGGCTTCACACAAGAAgaccaagcccaagcccaagcccacaaACATCAAGTGGGCAAGGCCCACACTTAGTGGTCCTAGGGGGCATATGGGTCCCACCAGAATACACCACCGCACACGGCGGCACTCCAACTCTCTACCACCACCAAGTCCAAAACCATCAAGGCAACGCGGCGGCGCAGCCTCCACCACACTTTTGCTCCTCTCAAGAGTTTTACACAGCTCGTCCTCCACCACAACAGCTCCACCACCATCACTTTCAAACGTGTAACGGCTCATCCGCGGATGGCTCCGCGTCCACAGATTCAGCTCATCAGTTAACGGACAGTGCCGCCGATGATGGGAAATCGCTAGAGAGTGGTGGTGGCGAAAGAAAAGGATTGGCTGCTCTTAGGGAAGAAAGTGGCAATCAGAGCAATATTAATGGAAGTGAAATAACTCTCAAgttctaa
- the LOC111212224 gene encoding probable methyltransferase PMT5, with product MTSPWFKSLSSVFGLKPRIKSLLLLILGLVALVTILAPLSSTSYDASTSSTLVPNVYSSYRRIKEQAAVDYLDLRSLSLGTTLKEFPLCGKERESCVPCYNSTENLLAGLQEGDVLDRHCEFEREKERCVVRPPRDYKIPLRWPLGRDIIWNGNVKITKDQFLSSGTVTTRLMLLEENQIAFHSEDGLIFDGVKDYARQIAEMIGLGSDTEFAQAGVRTVLDIGCGFGSFGAHLVSLNLMPICIAEYEATGSQVQLALERGLPAMIGSFFSKQLPYPALSFDMVHCAQCGITWDIKDAMLLLEVDRVLKPGGYFVLTSPTNKAQGNSPDTKKTSITTRVNELSKKICWSPIGQQDETFLWQKTADSNCCSSRSQDSIPLCKDGDSAPYYHPLVPCISGTTSKRWIPIQNRTTSAELEIHGLKPEEFLEDTELWRTALKNYWSLLTPLIFSDHPKRPGDEDPLPPFNMIRNVMDMNARFGNLNSALLDQEKSAWVMNVVPVNARNTLPLILDRGFAGVLHNWCEPFPTYPRTYDMLHANELLTHVSSERCSLMDLFLEMDRILRPEGWVVISDKVGVIEMARALATRVRWEARVIDLQDGSDQRLLVCQKPFLQK from the exons ATGACAAGTCCTTGGTTCAAGAGTCTTTCCTCTGTGTTTGGTCTCAAACCACGGATCAAATCCTTGCTTTTATTAATCCTTGGTCTTGTAGCTCTTGTTACCATCTTAGCACCGTTGTCATCCACTTCATACGACGCTTCTACTTCTTCAACACTCGTCCCCAACGTTTATAGCAGCTACAGGAGGATCAAGGAGCAAGCTGCTGTTGATTATCTGGACCTAAGGTCTCTCTCCTTAGGAACTACTCTAAAAGAGTTTCCTCTCTGTGGTAAAGAAAGAGAGAGCTGCGTGCCTTGTTACAACTCAACGGAGAATCTCCTTGCTGGGCTTCAAGAGGGTGACGTGTTGGACCGACACTGCGAGtttgagagagagaaggagagatgTGTAGTACGTCCTCCAAGAGACTATAAGATACCACTTAGGTGGCCACTTGGTAGAGATATCATATGGAATGGGAACGTCAAGATAACCAAAGACCAGTTTCTTTCTTCAGGAACCGTTACAACGAGGTTAATGTTGcttgaagagaatcaaatcGCATTTCACTCGGAAGATGGGCTGATCTTTGATGGGGTCAAAGACTATGCTCGTCAGATCGCTGAGATGATTGGCTTAGGAAGTGACACTGAGTTTGCTCAAGCGGGT GTACGGACTGTGTTAGACATTGGTTGCGGATTTGGAAGCTTTGGTGCACATTTAGTGTCTCTAAACCTGATGCCTATATGTATAGCTGAGTATGAGGCAACTGGGAGCCAAGTCCAGTTAGCTTTAGAGAGAGGCCTTCCTGCAATGATCGGCAGTTTCTTCTCAAAACAGCTTCCGTATCCTGCATTGTCTTTTGACATGGTCCACTGTGCTCAGTGTGGCATTACTTGGGACATCAAAG ATGCAATGCTGCTTTTGGAAGTGGATCGTGTTCTGAAACCGGGAGGGTACTTTGTTTTAACTTCTCCCACGAACAAAGCACAGGGAAACTCGCCAGACACGAAGAAAACAAGCATCACAACACGAGTGAACGAGCTGTCTAAGAAAATCTGTTGGAGTCCGATAGGGCAGCAGGATGAGACGTTTCTTTGGCAGAAAACTGCAGATTCAAATTGCTGTTCGTCTCG GTCGCAAGATTCAATACCTCTTTGCAAAGATGGAGATAGTGCTCCTTATTACCACCCACTGGTTCCATGTATAAGCGGTACAACAAGCAAACGCTGGATACCTATTCAGAACAGGACTACCTCAGCTGAGCTTGAGATTCATGGTTTAAAGCCTGAAGAGTTCTTGGAGGATACAGAACTATGGAGAACAGCACTTAAGAACTACTGGTCCTTGCTTACACCCTTGATATTCTCAGACCACCCAAAGAGACCTGGTGATGAAGATCCTCTCCCTCCTTTTAACATGATACGCAATGTAATGGACATGAATGCTCGTTTTGGCAACTTAAACTCTGCTTTACTCGACCAAGAAAAGTCCGCTTGGGTGATGAACGTTGTCCCGGTCAATGCACGTAACACACTTCCTCTCATACTTGATCGTGGCTTTGCCGGTGTTCTCCATAACTGGTGTGAACCATTCCCAACATATCCAAGAACATATGACATGCTTCATGCCAATGAACTTCTCACACATGTTAGCTCAGAACGGTGCAGCTTAATGGACTTGTTCTTGGAGATGGATCGGATTCTTCGCCCAGAG GGATGGGTTGttataagcgacaaggtgggaGTAATAGAGATGGCACGTGCACTAGCGACTCGAGTGCGTTGGGAAGCACGTGTCATTGATCTTCAAGACGGTAGCGACCAAAGACTTCTTGTCTGTCAAAAACCATTTCTCCAAAAATAA